The Pseudovibrio brasiliensis DNA window GATGAGCCAGGTTGCTGATGGGTGTAACATCCGACACGACTTTGCAAAAGGGCTGTCAACTGAAATGGCGATGTGGATCTACAAACGCGATGACCAGTTCTTTCAAGCTTCACCTTGCATGACTACTAACACTACATTTGAGCACGAAAAGGTGTTTAAGAAGAGTGGTGTTGAGGTTTGTCAGGTGATGGTGGATCTGACCGGAAAGCAGGCAATTCCACAATACCGAACACAGATTTCGGTCCATGGCATGCCTGAATACATTGACCAGTGTACGCCTGATTCGACGGCTAGTATCGAAATCAGGGCCACCAATGAAGGGTGTCTCAATCCTGCAGAGTTCAATCATGATGTTGCTGCAGGCGTATCTTATGGACTTGAGCGGTATTATTACGAGAATCCTAACAGGGTTTATGTTGGTGGATGTAAGCAAAGTCAGACATCTTATGTGCATGACGTGGATATTACTTCCTGGAAATATGACGACGATGCATTGAAGGCTCAGCCACTTTCCAGTGTAACCATCAATGTTGCAGGTCAGAATTATCCGGTTGCCAGCAATATGTTGCTGCCAGGTGCACCAGAGGTGTCTTACACGGATTCTGGCATTGAAAGCGTTCAGGATCTGGCTGGTCGCTACTATGAAGGTTGTAACTCTTTTGTGCCAACAAAACGCTCTCAAGCTTATGAACGGCCTGATGGAACGATGCACTATGTTGCTATCAGCAACGGTACTCCGATTGATGAAGGTGATCGGTGTACTCGTGAGGAGGAAGTTGAAAAAGTCATGGTTTGGCGGACTGTTTTTGGTGATAGAAAGTTGGTCCACAAGAAACGTGACACAACACCTCATGTTGGAGAATGCAGCAGATGGAGTGGTGCGATTTCTTACTACTCTTTCTGGAAGAAGCGTACAAAAATTACAGAGCCGGATGGTGATGTGATCGCAACCGACTGGGTGGAGTATGAAGTGCTTGATAGTGTTTCACATCGAACCATAACGGGTTCCCGATACAACGACAGTGAGCGTTGCTAATCGCCACTTACTCAAACTGAGTTGGCGGGCAGGGTTCCTGTCTGCCAACTCTCATTCAAACTGAAATTAAGACGTAAAGCCAACGGCTTGAAAGTAGCTCCCAGAGACAACTCTCAGGGTGAATGGGTAAGTCATGTCTGATGCACTGATAATGAAGCTTATGGAACCTTTAGCTGAGTTCTACAGCGATCCTAATGTAGTTGAGGTACGCCAAATGCGGCCTCGGAAACTCATTATGGAGCACCGCAAAGCAGACCTGCAGCTGATCGATACGCCAAATATCGGCTTCACCGAGATCCGGCGCATATGTCAGGCGCTTGCCAACTACAACGGTCTGAAGTTTTCCGAAGACACAAACTCGAATCTTTCTGTGTCACTGCCTGAACGCCATCGTTTTGAGTGCTTGACTGGACCAAGCACGCTGAACGGTCTTTCCATGTCGGTGCGTTGTAAGCATCCTTTTGAGATTAAGTTCGAAGATCTGGGGCTTCGCCAAATGATCATCGACTACATTGGTGAAGCCATGCAGAACCAATGGAATATTGCGATATCCGGCTCTACCAACACTGGCAAAACAACATTCCTAAACAAACTGCTTGGCCTCTTGCCTTCCCAGGAACGCGTTGTGTCGTGCGAAGACACGCCAGAGCTGGAGATTGAGCGCTTCTGGAACGGATCTGCGCTGTTTGCATCACGCGATACCTCCCAGGGTGCTGGCCTTCGAACGTGGCCTCAATTGTTTGATCACATGATGCGTATCTCTCCAGACCGCATCATCTTTTCTGAGGTGTCAGTTCAAAATACATTCTCTGCTTTGAACGCACTTAACACTGGTGCGAAGGGCTGGATGTGCACCGTTCACGCTGACCGCCCTGAGATGGTGGTCGAGCGGTTTCAGAACAACATCGATTGGTCGGGCATGACTTTGTCAAAGCCTATCAGCGAGTACTTCGACACGCTAGTTGATGTGATCTTCCATATCACTCGTTTTGACCGCGGGGTGCGCCATGTCACCGACATTTACGAGGTCAAAAACGACCGTTACATCCTCAAAAACGGGAAACCTCAGTGATGCATGTATTCCCACGAGTTGTTGCTCTTGTCTCCATTTTTGCCTTCATCTCTGTCACGCTTGCAGGTTGGTATTATACGCTCGCGTTCGATCCCACTGACCCCGAGTGGTGGAAGTGGCTCTACACCTTTTATGTTCAGACCAAATCCCTTCCCAATGAGATCTTGATCCCGTTCGGTGGCGGTTTTGTATCCATGATCGCAGTCATGATTGTTGGCCGCATACTTATGGAGCGAGCCTCCAGTTCAACAATCTCCGGAGAGCATGAATCCGCGTCTCTTCATGGATCAGCGCGTTTTGCGGTGCCAGAAGAGATCAAAAAGATGGGGCTGCTGCGTGGCAAAGGCGTTGTTGTTGGTGGGTTAGAAGACAAGCTGAAGGGCACCACCATGCTTCGCCATGATGGGCCTGAACACGTTTTGGCATTTGCCCCTACCCGCTCTGGTAAAGGTGTTGGTGTCGTGATCCCTACTCTGCTCACCTGGCCTGGAAGCACCATCGTGCTTGATATCAAGGGTGAGAACTACGCCAAAACTTCAGGCTGGCGTGCCGCACAAGGTCAAAACGTCTTTTACTTTGAGCCTAGTTCTGAGGAAGGTTCAGCACGCTACAATCCGTTGCAGGAAATCCGTCTTGGTACAGATCACCAAATCGGTGACTGCATGAATGTTGCCAAGATGATCATCGACACCTCAGGCAAGGGATTGAAAGACTTTTGGGAGCAGGAGGGATTTTCCTGGCTCACCACCTCCATTCTTCATGTGCTTTACCGTGTTCGCAATGAAGAAGAACGCATAGCCAGTCTTGCAGATGTTTTGCAGTTCCTCTCTGTGGGCGATGATACCAACTCCGGTGATGCTGCAGAGCAGCTGGATGAGCTGGTTAAGGCCAAAGCCAAGGGCAAGAAAGAAGAAGATGGTTTTGAAAAACTGCTTCTTGATATGGAAAGCTATGAGCATGGGAATGATGGGGCAAACGACGAGGTAAGACGCGGAGCCAGCCGCATGCGCAAACGCGCAGCAAATGAACGCTCAGGGGTGTCGTCAACGGCAACCGCACAGCTTGCTATCTTTGCTGACCCAATCGTTGCTCGCAATACATCGGTCTGTGACTTCACCATTGAAGATCTGATGAATGCCGATCAGCCCACCAATGTTTATCTGGTTCTTTCACCTGCTGAAATTGGGCGCATGAAGGCGCTCATTCGTATCCTTCTCAATCAGATCCTCACCCGATTGACTGCAAAGATGTCTCACAATGAAGATGAGGCATTTTACAAGCACCGCATGCTCTTGATGCTTGATGAGTTCCCGCAGCTCGGCAAGCTGGATATTTTCGAAAGCTCGCTGGCCTTCATGGCTGGCTATGGCCTCAAAGCGTTTCTTATCACACAGGACATTACCCAGCTGCAGGCAGCTTACACTCGCGAAGAGAGCATTATCTCAAACTGCCATGTGCGCATTGCCTACGCACCCAACAAGATTGAGACCGCACGCCTTCTCTCAGACATGACCGGCAAAACAACGGTCGTGCAACGAAAGCGTTCTGTTTCCAAGAATCTGGACAAAGCTTCCGCCAGTGTCTCTGAAAGCCTCTCTGAAGTGGCGCGGCCACTGCTTACTCCAGATGAATGCATGCTCTTGCCAGGTTTGGAATATGACGAGGACGGCAAAGTCACAGGGCCAGGAAAGATGCTCATCTTCACCGCTGGCAAACCAACCATCTACGGCCAGCAGTTCTTGTACTTCCAGGACGAAGAGATGAGGGATCGCTCAAAACTGAAGCCGTCCGGCAACGTTAAAGATGGTGTTTTGATAACCCCTTCTAAACCTGTTCAACCGGTCCAGAAACCAGCGCAAACACCTGCAGATCCAGAGCAGGAAAAACAAGAGCCAGAACAAGCGGATAAACCGGATCAGACTACGACACAGCCTGAATCCGACCCGATGCTAGCCCGCTTTATGAAAGCTGCTGAAGGCCCGCAGCCAGAGGCCGCATCATGATTTTTAATCTCATTTTTTCTGTCATTTTGAACCTGCAGGAGAGACCGCATGCCCGCACTTGATAAGCAAGATCAACGCGCAAAAGAAGCAAACGACAATGGCCCAAAGGCCAAAACATCGAAGCAAAATCGGATCTACCTTGCTGTGCCATTTGAAGAAAACCAGAAGGCAAAAGATCTGGGTGCCAGATGGGATAAAGATGCAAGCAGCTGGTACGCGCCAAGCGTAAAGGTGGCAGAGAAAACAAAGCAATGGTCTGTTGAAGGCAAGGCCCCTGCAGCAGAAGAAAATCGAGATCCTGTTCAGGAGTTTAGCGATTGGATGCGTGCCCTAGGCATGGATCTGAAAGGCCATGCCATCATGGATGGCAAATGGCATCGCATCGCGATCATGGGTGAGAAAGCCAAGAATGCATCTTATCGCGGCCATCTGGATGCAGCTGTACCCAATGGCATGCTCAACAACTTCAAGGGCACTAAGTCGGAATGGAAATTTGATGGGGTGAAGCTCTCAAAAGATGAAGTAGCAAAGGCCATTGAAGCTGGCAAAAAGGCCCAAAAGGAACGTGCGGACGAACTGAAGCAGGATCAGGACAAGGCAGCTAAAACAGCCTTCGGGATCTGGAGCAACATTTCAAAGTGGGCGGAGCCTGAGAACTGCGATTATCTCAAGCGCAAGGATGTTCGCGGCTATGGCGTCAAGCTGGATAAGGATGGCCGTATGGTCGTGCCACTGCGCGATACTGATCTGCGCATCCATTCTCTGCAGTTTGTTGGTGAAGAAAAGCACTACCTGAAGCATGGCCGCAAAGAAGGCTTGTTCCACGCCATCGACCCGAAACGTTATCTGAATGACAAGGACAAGCCTGGGCTAGGCGATACGATTATTTTTGCAGAAGGCTATGCAACAGGAGCCTCGGTTCACAAGTTCGTCAGTAAGCCAACCATTATCACGTTTGATGGTGACAACCTGGTCAAGGTTGCCAAGGCCATGCGTGAGAAGTTCCCAGATGTAACCATGCTGTTTGCAGCTGATGATGACCATCACCTGCCTTTAAGAGAAACACCTCTTGCTAACAAGGGACTGGAAAAGGCCCGCGAAGCAGCCGATGCGGTCGGTGGTTACGTGGTGCCCCCTCCCCTCACTAAAACTGAGAAAGCCAAGGGGCTCACAGATTGGAATGATCTGGAGAAAGAGCGCGGCACGGATAAAGCCGCCTTCCAGTTCTTGATGCAAACCCGCAAGTCCCTTGATGCTGAAAAGATCAAAGAACAGGAGCTAAGTCGCTCCCCAAAAAAAGAATTGTCCCGTGATTTGGAGGTTGCGTAATGGATCAGGTGAAACGGCGTAAACCAGAAGATGAACGGCGAAAAGAATTCAAAGTCCGGTTACCCAAGTGGCTATGTGACGAAACTCGCAAAAAGATCGCTGCTTCAGGAATGAAGCAGGCCCACTATGTTGAACATGTTCTGATCAATGCGGCACATCCCGACCCTTCAAGAATGCTGGCGATTGATGCCCTGAAGAAGATCAATCATGACCAGGCGCGATTGGGCAACTTGTTAAATGCGGTTTTGACAGACCCAGATCTGAAATCGAAGTTTGCAGATATTGATGAGCTTTTCGGAGAGATCCGCAACACCCAGCAGACTATCAAGGCCAAGGTGCTGGCGCTGTAACCATGATTGCTCACAAGATTGCTCGTAAGTCCGGAAAGAACTCTTTTAAGGCGCTGGCTCGCTATGTGGCTGCAGCTAAGGAAGAGAATGAAAAGCTGGGAGATCTCTGGATTGAGAACTGTAGCTTTGCAAGCTCAAAAGAAGATCTGGATCATGCCATTGTCGAAATCGAGAACACGCAAGCTCACAACACCCGCGTAAAGGGTGACCGCTCCTATCATCTGGTGATCTCGTTTGCTGAAGGTGAGGTGCCGGAGCTGGATGTGCTGAAGGACATTGAAAAAGCCTTTGCAAAAGAGCTGGGCTTTGAAGAGCACGAGCGCATCATTGCGACCCACACAAACACTGACAACTTTCACATGCACGTGGCGGTCAACCGTGTTCATCCGACGACCTATAAGGTCTGTACGCCGTACAGAGACTTTGAGACGCTGGAGCGCGTTCGTCTGGAGATGGAGAAAAAGCATGACCTGACCCGCACCAACGCCAAGGGTGAGGCGCTTGATAAGAAGAATCCAAAGGCACGCGACTATGAGGCAAACACCTTTGAAGTCTCGTT harbors:
- a CDS encoding ATPase, T2SS/T4P/T4SS family, with translation MSDALIMKLMEPLAEFYSDPNVVEVRQMRPRKLIMEHRKADLQLIDTPNIGFTEIRRICQALANYNGLKFSEDTNSNLSVSLPERHRFECLTGPSTLNGLSMSVRCKHPFEIKFEDLGLRQMIIDYIGEAMQNQWNIAISGSTNTGKTTFLNKLLGLLPSQERVVSCEDTPELEIERFWNGSALFASRDTSQGAGLRTWPQLFDHMMRISPDRIIFSEVSVQNTFSALNALNTGAKGWMCTVHADRPEMVVERFQNNIDWSGMTLSKPISEYFDTLVDVIFHITRFDRGVRHVTDIYEVKNDRYILKNGKPQ
- a CDS encoding type IV secretory system conjugative DNA transfer family protein, producing MHVFPRVVALVSIFAFISVTLAGWYYTLAFDPTDPEWWKWLYTFYVQTKSLPNEILIPFGGGFVSMIAVMIVGRILMERASSSTISGEHESASLHGSARFAVPEEIKKMGLLRGKGVVVGGLEDKLKGTTMLRHDGPEHVLAFAPTRSGKGVGVVIPTLLTWPGSTIVLDIKGENYAKTSGWRAAQGQNVFYFEPSSEEGSARYNPLQEIRLGTDHQIGDCMNVAKMIIDTSGKGLKDFWEQEGFSWLTTSILHVLYRVRNEEERIASLADVLQFLSVGDDTNSGDAAEQLDELVKAKAKGKKEEDGFEKLLLDMESYEHGNDGANDEVRRGASRMRKRAANERSGVSSTATAQLAIFADPIVARNTSVCDFTIEDLMNADQPTNVYLVLSPAEIGRMKALIRILLNQILTRLTAKMSHNEDEAFYKHRMLLMLDEFPQLGKLDIFESSLAFMAGYGLKAFLITQDITQLQAAYTREESIISNCHVRIAYAPNKIETARLLSDMTGKTTVVQRKRSVSKNLDKASASVSESLSEVARPLLTPDECMLLPGLEYDEDGKVTGPGKMLIFTAGKPTIYGQQFLYFQDEEMRDRSKLKPSGNVKDGVLITPSKPVQPVQKPAQTPADPEQEKQEPEQADKPDQTTTQPESDPMLARFMKAAEGPQPEAAS
- a CDS encoding DUF5710 domain-containing protein, which translates into the protein MPALDKQDQRAKEANDNGPKAKTSKQNRIYLAVPFEENQKAKDLGARWDKDASSWYAPSVKVAEKTKQWSVEGKAPAAEENRDPVQEFSDWMRALGMDLKGHAIMDGKWHRIAIMGEKAKNASYRGHLDAAVPNGMLNNFKGTKSEWKFDGVKLSKDEVAKAIEAGKKAQKERADELKQDQDKAAKTAFGIWSNISKWAEPENCDYLKRKDVRGYGVKLDKDGRMVVPLRDTDLRIHSLQFVGEEKHYLKHGRKEGLFHAIDPKRYLNDKDKPGLGDTIIFAEGYATGASVHKFVSKPTIITFDGDNLVKVAKAMREKFPDVTMLFAADDDHHLPLRETPLANKGLEKAREAADAVGGYVVPPPLTKTEKAKGLTDWNDLEKERGTDKAAFQFLMQTRKSLDAEKIKEQELSRSPKKELSRDLEVA
- the traI gene encoding TraI/MobA(P) family conjugative relaxase, with amino-acid sequence MIAHKIARKSGKNSFKALARYVAAAKEENEKLGDLWIENCSFASSKEDLDHAIVEIENTQAHNTRVKGDRSYHLVISFAEGEVPELDVLKDIEKAFAKELGFEEHERIIATHTNTDNFHMHVAVNRVHPTTYKVCTPYRDFETLERVRLEMEKKHDLTRTNAKGEALDKKNPKARDYEANTFEVSFSTYVKDYQSELLKIRENAKTWAELHEGIAAYSVELKKRGNGLVFKEMEGHRTEKASNVHRDFSKKALEDKFGPYQAPEKDLSQEQRKDRYERRPLYDRHRQSDLWEKFTDQLSKPKPKHSWRAFLREQSTLNRAAVEMIKGEEAMLSLMGLGSRRQPGLLEQHLGIKLKQNKVQKKVELER